TGTACATGTCAGGAATTCTCGGCGGATGGATCGCCGATCGCCTGCTCGGTATGAGACGAGCAATCTTCGTCGGCGGCGTGTTCATCATGTGCGGCCACATCGCGCTGGCAATTCCCGGCGGTATATCGGCCCTCCTCATTTCCATGGCGCTCATCGTCCTGGGAACCGGACTGCTCAAACCCAATGTGTCCAGCAGTGTCGGGCAGCTCTATGCCAGGGACGATCTTCGACGAGACTCTGGGTTCTCCCTCTTCTACATGGGAATCAACCTCGGGGCCTTCATTGCACCGTATTTCGTCGGCACACTCGGTCAGAAGGTGAACTTCCACCTCGGCTTCTCATTAGCAGCAATCGGAATGGCGATCGGACTCGCGGTTTACCTGCTGGCGGGCCGGCATCTCTCCGCGGAAGGCCTCCGCCCGGCCAACCCCATTCCCCGCGGCCTCATGTCAGCGTTCGGCTCACGAATCTCAATCTTCATCGCAGGCCTCGGCGTCCTCGTCCTGATTCTCGGCCCGACCGGCCTGCTCACCGTGAGTACGTTGGTCAACACGGTCACCATTTGCTCGGTTGTCCTTCCCATCGTCTACCTGATCTTGATGCTGCGCAGCCGAAATACATCACGGATCGAACGCAGCCGTCTACTCGCCTACGTTCCCCTGTTCGTCGGAGCGGTGTGCTATTGGGTAGTCAATGAGCAATCGAGTTCGGTGCTCGCCGCGTTCGCTGACCAGCGCACGAACTCAGTCGTTTTCGGCTTCCACGTTCCATCCTCGTGGTTCGCCTCCCTCAACCCGATCGCGACCATCATCCTGGCTCCTATGTTCGCCTACCTCTGGTTCAGACTCGGCGCTCGTCAGCCTTCTACCCCGACGAAGTTCGTCTTCGGACTCGTCCTCGGAGGACTGTCGTTCGTCATCATGGCGGGTCCTGCGCTCCTTCACGGCACCGACACCCCGGCTAGCCCGATCTGGCTCGTCGCCAGCTATTTCCTTGTCATTTGCGGGTCTATGTGCCTCTCCCCTGTCGGCCTGTCAGCGACGACCAAACTCGCTCCCGCCGCTTTCCAAGCGCAGATGATGTCCCTATGGTTCCTCGCACCGGCCGCAGCTTCAGGAATCAACGCCCAACTCGTCCAGCTTTATTCGCCGGAGATGGAAGCCAGGTACTTCCTCGGCGTAGGCCTCGCGGTCATCGCCGCTGGCGGGTTGATGATACTTGTCGGAAATTGGTCACGCCGCCGGATGGTCGGAATCAAATAGCCGCCAATTCCCGTGCTGAATTTCAACCACAACTCATTCCGAATCAACGAACCCGGAGCCCGAGCCGAAAGGAATACAACCAACAATGAACACAATGAAGATCGCCGTCATCGGCGGAGGAATCGCTGGTGTCACCACCGCCTACGGACTCGCGCGCCGTGGCGCGACGGTCACTCTGATCGACGATGCCGCATCGGGTCAGGCGACAGCTGCCAGCGCCGGGATCATCGCCCCCTGGGTATCTTCCTCGAGCGGCGCCTTCTACGAAGCCTACTCAGCCGGAGGCAACTACTACCCGGAGTTCCTCGCAGGACTCCATGACCTGGGGATTCCCGAACTGGGGTATAGGCGATCCGGCGCCCTGATGGTCTCCCGAGACGATGCAGAACTCAACGCGGCCGAAGACCGCATAGCCCAGCGCGTCACCGAGTCCGGATCCGTCGCAGGAACGCTGGAGCGCGTAGACAGCACACAGGTCAACGAACTGTTTCCAGCCCTGTCCCCCGAACTCACGGGCTTGTACGTCTCCGGCGGCGGACGGGTCGACGGTCGCGTTCTCCGGAATGCAACTCTGAGCGCCGCGGTCATTCTCGGGCCGAGCACCGCGAAGACGCAGTGATCGCAATCAACCCTCTCGGCGACACCGGATGGCAAGTGCAGACATTGCGCGGACCGATCGACGTTGACTCTGTCGTCGTGGCAGCAGGGGCAAGAACTCCAGAACTGCTGCTTCCCCTCGACGTGAGCTGCGCCGTGAGCCCGCAGCGCGGACAGATCACCCATCTGAACCTTCGTGGAGTGAACACCTCACATTGGCCGACAGTCCACCCCTTCACACCCAACTACATGACCCCATTCGATAATGGCAGGATCGCCGTCGGCGCGACCCGCGAGACCGGGAGCGGCTACGATCCCCGTATCACCGCCGCGGGACAAATGCAGATCCTCCAAGACGCGCTGAACCTGGCTCCCGGACTCGCCGATGCCACAATCATCGAGACCAGGGTCGGCATCCGGCCTATGGGCGAGGACAACCTGCCGATCGCCGGAGAAGTGCCGGACAGATCAGGCCTATGGACGATGACGGGCTACGGAGCGGGCGGACTGACGCTCGGGCCCTTGCTGGGCGATGCCGTCGCCCGCAGCATCCTCGGAGACCCCGCACCGGAACTGACAGCATTTCCCACAGCCATGCCGAAGTGAATGCGACTTCTGGTCAAGCCGCTAAATGGCGCAAGTGAGGAAAGGCGCGCCGGTCCTTCCACACAACCAGTCTGACCGTCCCTTCTGGGGATAGAGGCGAAAGAACCACTCTTTTCAGCGTTATCTCCAGCAGCGGCGGAGTGGCGGAATCTAGTCGTCATTGCAACACTTGAAATTCAGGAGTTGCTATAGGAGATCCCAAAAGTTCCTGCCGTGACCCACGATCCGAAGACGACATCTTTGACACAGTCGTACGACTTGTCGAGCAAAGGGCGAGCCTGAAAGTTGCTGCCGTCGAAAAGGCCGTTTCAAGAGGAGCAGCGGCTCGGTTGATTCGCAAAACCCGAAGAGATCAGCGCCGAAAAGCCCCGGGCCGTCCGCCGCACCTGGCCAAGGTGTATCCGACTCCGTCGTAACGGTTTGGCCGCCCTCAAAGTGACTAAGCGCATCGGAGGCACAAATTCACATGACTGCTTCCTGGGCCGAGGAGTTCCAGGAAGCAGTGGGCGCATATATGTGCTCCCATAGTCGGTACCGTCTAAAACCGAGCTAAACGCCTTAGCCAACTGCTCTTTAAGACCAGTAACCATCCTCGATTCCTCGGCCTGCCTAACAGCGATTCAATCCGCAACCAGCGCAAAGCCGAGTTTTCGATTCGTCAGACCGCGATACATCTCGGTCGTCATGCGTAGACGATTAGTCGAGAGATCGACAGGAACAGAGATGCCCACCGCTCGCGGCCCTCCGGCAATCGAACCTCTAGTCGATCGTCCGTCGGGACGAAAGCACCCCGAGCACGGTCGATCCGCCATGATTGATTGGAGACTGATCCGCACCAGCAGTACTCACAGTCGCCAATATTCACTAGCACCACCAGCAACAACAGGAAGGACCACACCATGGAACTCGGACTCTCAGGAAAGACCGCGCTCGTCTGCGCGTCGACCTCCGGCCTCGGCCGCGCCACTGCCGCCGCACTGGCCGCCGAGGGCGTCACCGTCGTCATCACCGGGCGGACAGCGGAGCGCGCAGAGGCGGTCGCCGCCGAGATGCTCGGCGCAGTCGGCATCGGCATCGACCTCGTCGCCTCCGGTGGGGCGGATGCCCTGCTCACCGCCGTAGAGGAGGCCGTCGGCCTGCCCGACATCCTCGTCCTCAACGGCCCCGGTCCGACGCCCGGTCCCGCCCGCGACACTGACAACGACGGCGTCGACGCGGCGATCACGAGCCTCGTGACCCCGCACGTCACCCTCATCCGCGGCATCCTGCCCACGATGATCGAGCGCGGCTGGGGTCGCATCCTCTCCCTCAGCTCGACGAGCGTCGAAGCGCCCATCGACAACCTCTCGCTGTCGAACCTCGGCCGCGCGGCGCTGGCCGGCTACCTCAAGACGCTCGCCACCGAGGTCGCGTCCCAGGGCATCACCGTCAACTCGCTCCTGCCGGGACGCATCGCCACTCCGCGCGCCCAGGCGATCGACGAGGCGGGAGCCGCAGCCAGCGGTCGCACCGTCGGGGAGGTGCACACCGCCACCGCCGCCACGATCCCGGTCGGTCGCTACGGCGAACCCGACGAGTTCGGCGGAGTCGCCGCGTTCCTCTGCAGCGCCCAGGCCGCCTACGTCACGGGCACCGCGATCCGCTGCGACGGCGGACTCGTCCCGACGCTCTGATCACGGCGGTCCGATCGGCTCGGTCCGATCGACCTCACCGCCGAGCCGGCCGTACGATGCTGGGAGGATGCCCGCGCCCGCGGGCACGAACGATCCACGAGGACACCCCGACCCGAGGAGGCAGAGTTGCCCGCCTACATCGTCGCCACCATGACCATCCATGACGCCGAGACCTACCGGAAGTACACGGATCGCACGCCCGAGACGCTCGCGCGCTTCGGCGGCCGGTTCCTTACCCGCGGCAGCGAGGTGACCACGCTCGAGGGCGGACCGGAGTTCGACGAGCGGATGGTCCTCCTCGAGTTTCCGAGCAAGGAGGCGGCTCTGGCCTGGCACGACGATCCGGACTACCAGGCGGCCGCCGAGTTCCGCCGCCTCTCCTCGTCCTCCCGCCTGCTCCTCCAGGACGGTCCGGACACCTCGGCCGGAGGCGCACCGGACCCCCAGGTCTGAGCCCCTCAGTCCCAGCGGCGACCCGGAGTCCGGAACTCCCTCGGATGATCGCATCCCCTCTCCTGGCGGATGAGGGGGCCGAATGCGTCGTGCCATGATCGGAGCATGAAGTAGAAACTCGCTCTCACCGCCGCCGTGGGGGTCCCGACGACCGCGACTCTGCTCGTCATCACCTCGGCACTGGGGATCATCGTCGGGATCGCACGGCTGCTCCAGCAGCGCCGCAGCCTTGACGACTCCCGGCCCCAGAACTCCGCCCCGACGACGCCCGCCTCGACGACGATGGAGTCCGTCCTGCTCGTCACGGCCGCTTAGCAGGTCCTCGGCCTCGGCAAGATCCGAACGCTCGCCGTCGCGGGCGTCCGGTAGCACCTGATCGCCCGATGGACGGTCGCCTTTCCCCTGGTCGTCGCTATCCTCGTAGCCGTCGTGCCGCTCCGCGGACTGCTCAGCGAGCTGGACAGCACGCTCTCATCGGCCTTCGCCGCGCAGGCCGGTCTGCTCCTGCCGTGCATCCTCTTCCCCATCACCGGCATCCTCTGAGCCATGACCGCTTTCACCGGGATACACGACACCGAGATCGCCCGCCGCGGTTCGGCCTGGGCCACCCTCCACCGGGTGGCGCTGACGATCGCCGCCGCCTGTGGGCCTCTGCCCTAAGCATTCTCCCGCCTCACGTGGCTGACCCCGTGGCCGCTGTTCGGGACGGAGCCCGCGGCCGACCCGGCGCTCCGCTTCTCGAGGTTCGCGATCGGCGGGGCCGCATGGATCGGCGTCCTGCTCACGCTCCGACTGCTGTGCCGCTGGGGTCGGGTCTTCCCCCGCTGGGTGCTCATTGTCGGAGGCAGGGACGATCCGATCGCCGCGGCGGCCGTGCCCGATGGCGCCGTGGCCGCGATGCTCTGCTTCGCGGCGGTACCGCTCCTCCTCGACTCGGCGCAGCTCGGGACGGCGCGCTTCGTCGAGACCGTGATCACCTTCCCCTGCTGGTTCTGGGGTCCGGCGCTCGCGCTGGCCGTCTGGGGCTACGTCGGCCACCGCCGCGGACTCGCCGAGGCGGGCGCATCGGTCGGCGGTGCCGACGATCCCGTCCCCGCCTGAGCCACGCACCGACGGCAGCGCCGAGGCGCCCCCCCTGTCGACGGGGCTGCCTCGGACCAGGACTGCGGGACCGCGCCTCAGCCGTTGAACTGGTCAGGGTGCGGGCCGGTGCGGCCGTCACGGTCGAGGGCATCGATCGCAGCGAGCTCGGTGTCTGTGAGCTCGAAGCCGAAGAGGTCGAAGTTCTCGGCGATGCGTGAGGGGGTCACCGACTTCGGGATGACGACCCGACCTGACTGGAGATGCCAGCGGAGGATCGCCTGGGCCGGAGAGACTCCGTGTGCCGATGCGATCTCGGCGACCGAAGGGTCCGAGAGCAACTCGCCGTGGGCGAGCGGGCTCCATGCCTCGGTCACGACACCGGCTGCCGCGTTCGCCTCGGAGACCTCGCGGTTGCCCAGTGCCGGGTGAAGCTCGACTTGATTGACGGCGGGGACGATCTCGGTCTCCGCGATCAGACGGGAAAGGTGCTTCGGCTGGAAGTTCGAGACGCCGATGGCCCTGACACGACCGTCCCTGTACAGCGTCTCCAGCGCTCTCCACGCCTCGATGTAGGCGTCGGTGGCCGGAGCCGGCCAGTGGATGAGGTAGAGGTCGAGGTAGTCGAGGCCGAGCTTCGCCAGCGTCGTGTCGAAGGCGGCGAGCGCGGCGTCGTAGCCGAGGTCCGCGACCCACAGCTTCGAGGTGACGAAGAGGTCCTCACGGGCGATCCCGGATTCGGCGATGGCCCGGCCGACGCCCGCCTCGTTGCCGTAGACGGCGGCGGTGTCGATGCTGCGATAGCCGACGCGCAGCGCCTCGGCGACGGCCGCGGTGGTCTCCTCGTCGGGGACCATGAACACGCCGTAGCCGAGCTGAGGCATGGGCAGTCCGTTGTTGAGGGTGATGGTGGGAACGGTCATGATGTGTCCTTTCTGTATCCCGGCGCCGCGTGCTCGGGCGGTACCGGGTGGGTGGTGCGGTACTGGATGATGGGGTGAGACTGATGGGCTGGTCGGGGCGAGCGCACTCGGTTCAGTCGGCAGCAGCGAGCGATGCCGCGGTCGCCGAGGCACCTGCCGACTGACTGTCGGT
Above is a window of Brevibacterium siliguriense DNA encoding:
- a CDS encoding SDR family oxidoreductase, which gives rise to MELGLSGKTALVCASTSGLGRATAAALAAEGVTVVITGRTAERAEAVAAEMLGAVGIGIDLVASGGADALLTAVEEAVGLPDILVLNGPGPTPGPARDTDNDGVDAAITSLVTPHVTLIRGILPTMIERGWGRILSLSSTSVEAPIDNLSLSNLGRAALAGYLKTLATEVASQGITVNSLLPGRIATPRAQAIDEAGAAASGRTVGEVHTATAATIPVGRYGEPDEFGGVAAFLCSAQAAYVTGTAIRCDGGLVPTL
- a CDS encoding aldo/keto reductase — translated: MTVPTITLNNGLPMPQLGYGVFMVPDEETTAAVAEALRVGYRSIDTAAVYGNEAGVGRAIAESGIAREDLFVTSKLWVADLGYDAALAAFDTTLAKLGLDYLDLYLIHWPAPATDAYIEAWRALETLYRDGRVRAIGVSNFQPKHLSRLIAETEIVPAVNQVELHPALGNREVSEANAAAGVVTEAWSPLAHGELLSDPSVAEIASAHGVSPAQAILRWHLQSGRVVIPKSVTPSRIAENFDLFGFELTDTELAAIDALDRDGRTGPHPDQFNG
- a CDS encoding NAD(P)/FAD-dependent oxidoreductase, yielding MQTLRGPIDVDSVVVAAGARTPELLLPLDVSCAVSPQRGQITHLNLRGVNTSHWPTVHPFTPNYMTPFDNGRIAVGATRETGSGYDPRITAAGQMQILQDALNLAPGLADATIIETRVGIRPMGEDNLPIAGEVPDRSGLWTMTGYGAGGLTLGPLLGDAVARSILGDPAPELTAFPTAMPK
- a CDS encoding DUF1330 domain-containing protein codes for the protein MPAYIVATMTIHDAETYRKYTDRTPETLARFGGRFLTRGSEVTTLEGGPEFDERMVLLEFPSKEAALAWHDDPDYQAAAEFRRLSSSSRLLLQDGPDTSAGGAPDPQV
- a CDS encoding NAD(P)/FAD-dependent oxidoreductase, yielding MNTMKIAVIGGGIAGVTTAYGLARRGATVTLIDDAASGQATAASAGIIAPWVSSSSGAFYEAYSAGGNYYPEFLAGLHDLGIPELGYRRSGALMVSRDDAELNAAEDRIAQRVTESGSVAGTLERVDSTQVNELFPALSPELTGLYVSGGGRVDGRVLRNATLSAAVILGPSTAKTQ
- a CDS encoding peptide MFS transporter codes for the protein MLNNTSAMTNTQRTFFGHPRGLSTLFFVELWERFSYYGMTAILLYYLYTSVSDGGLGLSQASATAIVSIYSALVYMSGILGGWIADRLLGMRRAIFVGGVFIMCGHIALAIPGGISALLISMALIVLGTGLLKPNVSSSVGQLYARDDLRRDSGFSLFYMGINLGAFIAPYFVGTLGQKVNFHLGFSLAAIGMAIGLAVYLLAGRHLSAEGLRPANPIPRGLMSAFGSRISIFIAGLGVLVLILGPTGLLTVSTLVNTVTICSVVLPIVYLILMLRSRNTSRIERSRLLAYVPLFVGAVCYWVVNEQSSSVLAAFADQRTNSVVFGFHVPSSWFASLNPIATIILAPMFAYLWFRLGARQPSTPTKFVFGLVLGGLSFVIMAGPALLHGTDTPASPIWLVASYFLVICGSMCLSPVGLSATTKLAPAAFQAQMMSLWFLAPAAASGINAQLVQLYSPEMEARYFLGVGLAVIAAGGLMILVGNWSRRRMVGIK